ACACGCAGCAGCGCTTCATCTTCGCGTCGCTGCAGCATTTCAAGGGCGACAAGCCGCGCACCGCGAAGGCGCTCGGCATCAGCCTGAAGACGCTATACAACCGTCTCGCGTTGCTGCCCGAGCACGAGCGCGACGCGGCCAGCGCGGACGGCGCGCCGCCCCCGAACGCGACGAGCGCCGCCAACGCCGCCGCGCCGAACCTGCCGCATCACTGAGTGACGCCGCGCGGCGTCACTTGCGACGCGACGTCGTGCAGTGCGTTGTCCCGGTCGCGCACGCACCGCCCGATGCCGACGCACTCGCATGCCGCGCGGCGCGCGATCGCGGCCGGGCTGCCTCGCGCATGAGCGGTCAGTGACGCGGTTCGCGGTCGCGGTCGGCGGTGCTGCCCGGCTCGGGATCGCGCGCGACCGGCTCCGTCGGCGTGACGGTCCGTTGGTCGGGATGCAGCACCATGCCCGTATCGTGCTCGCCGTCGCGACGCACGCGCACGCGGTTCTCGACGTCGCGCACGCACATGCAGTTGTCGGCGATATCCTCGATGTCGTGCTTCATCCAGCGCGCGGGCACGGTGCCGTCGAGTTCGACGCGGCCGTCGTGTACCTGGACCTCGACGTCGCTCACATCGATGTCGAGCGCATGCGCGAGCCGCTCGCAGACATCCTCGCGGATACGTTCGTCCGAACGCGTATAGCCTTTCGGCCCGCGACGATGGCGCAATGCCTCGCGCTCCGCGTCGCCGCCGAAGCGCGACACGTCCCGTGCACCGCCACCGTAGCGCGGATCGTCGTCGCGCTCGCCGCCGTACCAGCCCGGCCGGTGATGGCCACGAAACTCCGGACGGTCGCCGCTGTACTGCGCACGGCTTTCTCCGTGGCGGCCGGGGCCGCGCTCGGTCTCCCAAGCCACGTGGCGCGACGCACCCGGCTCACCGTGCCAATCCGCGCCGTAACCGCGGCTGCGCTGTTCGGCCGCCGGCCGCGCCGAGCGTTCGCTCCACTCGCTGCCCCAGTCTTCCGGGCCGACGTCTTCGTTCGCGAAACGGCGGTATGCGGACGCATCGTCGTCGTCCTGACGAGATGCCGCGTCATCGGGAATGCCGTGCTTGCCGGCGCCCCGGTACGCGCGTTCGCCACGTTCCTGCCAGTCGGGCGGGCCGCCGCGCTCGCCCTGTCGTCCGGGATATCGTCGTTGCATCGTGTCTCTCCTTGATCGCGCCTGCGCCGCGAACGGCCCCATGCCGCTCCGCGGCCTGGTTCGGTCAGTGCAAATCGCGTGCCGCGGCCGTTGCCGGCGCACGACAGATGCGCGGCGCGACGATGATCCGTCGCCGGCCAGGGCGCCCCTGGCCGGGCGCCCCTATCTGCAACGCGATTGCAGTTTTTGCGCACGGCGGCACTACGCACCGCCGGAATCCGGTTCATCCGGGTCCTCCGGTTCGCCGGTGCGGCCAAGCTCGTTCAGCCACCCGGTACGGTCCGGCCCGATGTCCGCGCCGTCCTCCAGCGTCGAGTCTCCGTCCGCCGACGCGCGTTCGCCGGTGCCCGCGCGATCGGTATCGCTGTCGAGCGACGCATCGCCGCGCTCGAGCGCATGATCGTCGAGCGGCGAATCGACGTCGAACGGATGACGCCGCGCGCCGGCCATGTCGCTGCCGCTGTCTGACGAATCGCTCGGCCCCAGCGCGCGGCCGTCGCGGCCGCGCCGCGCGTTGTCGTCGTCCGGGCCGGCCGGTTCGTTGTCGGGGTCCAGTGTGCTGTTCATGTCGATCTCCTTGCCTGACGCGTCGCCGCACGCGGCCGGGCGGTCGCGGCACGGCATGCGGGTCGCATGGCCGGGCAAGCGGCATGCCGCACCGGGCACCCGCCGGTACGTCGGCGACCATTTTTCGGCGCGCATGCCGCGCGGCACGGATGATGCGCGTCGTCCATTGATCAGCCGAA
The DNA window shown above is from Burkholderia pyrrocinia and carries:
- a CDS encoding BON domain-containing protein, which gives rise to MQRRYPGRQGERGGPPDWQERGERAYRGAGKHGIPDDAASRQDDDDASAYRRFANEDVGPEDWGSEWSERSARPAAEQRSRGYGADWHGEPGASRHVAWETERGPGRHGESRAQYSGDRPEFRGHHRPGWYGGERDDDPRYGGGARDVSRFGGDAEREALRHRRGPKGYTRSDERIREDVCERLAHALDIDVSDVEVQVHDGRVELDGTVPARWMKHDIEDIADNCMCVRDVENRVRVRRDGEHDTGMVLHPDQRTVTPTEPVARDPEPGSTADRDREPRH
- a CDS encoding chemotaxis protein, with the translated sequence MNSTLDPDNEPAGPDDDNARRGRDGRALGPSDSSDSGSDMAGARRHPFDVDSPLDDHALERGDASLDSDTDRAGTGERASADGDSTLEDGADIGPDRTGWLNELGRTGEPEDPDEPDSGGA